The proteins below come from a single Streptomyces sp. SCSIO 75703 genomic window:
- a CDS encoding CBS domain-containing protein gives MGTPYTVSDVMTRTVVALAGGAGFKDIVRAIETRGISALPVVGPGHEVIGIVSEADLLRTEEGRDRHARPSGAPLRGPGAAVTARDLMTSPAVTVHPGAPLAEAARLMARHRVKRLPVVGPDGALVGLVSRSDLLRVFLRPDAEIAEEVRREVVAERLPDPADGIRVDVREGVVTLTGRVPDPAVVPLVVRLVRSVEGVVDVRCALTGPDGAAVP, from the coding sequence ATGGGCACCCCGTACACCGTGAGCGACGTGATGACCCGCACCGTCGTGGCGCTGGCCGGCGGGGCGGGGTTCAAGGACATCGTCCGCGCCATCGAGACCCGCGGGATCAGCGCCCTGCCCGTGGTGGGGCCGGGACACGAGGTGATCGGCATCGTCTCCGAGGCCGACCTGCTGCGCACCGAGGAGGGCCGCGACCGCCACGCCCGCCCGTCCGGCGCCCCTCTGCGGGGTCCCGGGGCCGCGGTCACCGCGCGGGACCTGATGACCTCCCCCGCCGTCACCGTCCACCCCGGCGCGCCCCTCGCCGAGGCGGCCCGCCTCATGGCCCGCCACCGGGTCAAGCGGCTGCCCGTGGTCGGGCCGGACGGGGCGCTCGTGGGCCTGGTCAGCCGTTCCGACCTGCTGCGGGTCTTCCTCCGCCCGGACGCGGAGATCGCCGAGGAGGTACGCCGCGAGGTCGTCGCCGAGCGGCTGCCGGACCCCGCCGACGGCATCCGTGTGGACGTGCGCGAGGGCGTCGTCACCCTGACCGGGCGGGTTCCCGACCCCGCCGTCGTCCCGCTCGTCGTCCGCCTGGTGCGCTCCGTCGAGGGCGTCGTCGACGTGCGGTGCGCGCTCACGGGCCCGGACGGCGCGGCCGTCCCCTGA
- a CDS encoding alpha/beta hydrolase, protein MRWRNRTDTGPALARAGTAGGVPHQGAAGPPAPAPGPPAERIEVATGAVALPARLVLPRAARALVVLARAGGGERPGRDVGPLAAALGREGFGTLSLDLLTEEERDDRHNLFDIVLLARRTAAARDRLRALSPLPVGYYGEGAGAPAVLAAAAADPGARAVVCVGDRPELAGPSALARVRAPTLFVVGGLDARGPGLNRLAADWLCCPRQVAAVPGTAAPDTDPSAAAAVARLTRGWFAAHLDRPIPAPAPAVR, encoded by the coding sequence ATGCGCTGGCGGAACCGTACGGACACGGGGCCCGCACTGGCCCGTGCCGGGACGGCCGGTGGCGTCCCGCACCAAGGCGCCGCCGGGCCCCCGGCCCCCGCCCCGGGCCCGCCCGCGGAGCGGATCGAGGTGGCGACGGGCGCGGTCGCGCTGCCCGCCCGGCTCGTCCTGCCCCGCGCGGCCCGCGCCCTGGTCGTCCTCGCCCGAGCCGGGGGCGGGGAACGGCCCGGCCGGGACGTCGGGCCCCTCGCCGCGGCCCTCGGCCGCGAGGGCTTCGGCACGCTCTCCCTCGACCTGCTGACCGAGGAGGAGCGGGACGACCGGCACAACCTCTTCGACATCGTCCTGCTGGCCCGCCGGACCGCCGCGGCACGCGACCGGCTCCGCGCCCTGAGCCCGCTGCCGGTGGGCTACTACGGCGAGGGCGCGGGCGCGCCCGCCGTCCTCGCGGCCGCCGCGGCGGACCCGGGGGCACGGGCCGTCGTCTGCGTGGGCGACCGGCCGGAGCTGGCCGGCCCGTCAGCGCTGGCCCGGGTCCGGGCACCGACGCTGTTCGTCGTCGGCGGCCTCGACGCGCGGGGCCCCGGCCTCAACCGCCTCGCCGCGGACTGGCTGTGCTGCCCGCGCCAGGTGGCCGCGGTGCCCGGCACCGCCGCCCCCGACACGGACCCCTCGGCCGCGGCGGCGGTGGCCCGCCTGACCCGGGGCTGGTTCGCCGCCCACCTCGACCGGCCCATCCCGGCGCCGGCCCCGGCCGTGCGCTGA
- a CDS encoding flavodoxin domain-containing protein yields MPDRVLVAYGTTNGSTARIAETVAEVLRDRGLDAEAAPAATVADVTPYRAVVVGGALYTGRWHRDARRFVRRHRRELARRPVWLFSSGPLDSSAGRRDIPPVPGVRRVAARLDAVEHVTFGGCLQEGARGRMARMILEDGRGGDFRDFEAIAGWAAGIADRLVAARRG; encoded by the coding sequence ATGCCGGACAGGGTGCTGGTCGCCTACGGGACGACCAACGGGTCGACGGCCCGGATCGCCGAGACCGTCGCCGAGGTCCTGCGCGACCGGGGGCTGGACGCGGAGGCGGCGCCCGCCGCCACCGTGGCGGACGTGACGCCGTACCGCGCGGTCGTCGTCGGCGGCGCGCTCTACACCGGGCGCTGGCACCGGGACGCCCGGCGCTTCGTCCGCCGGCACCGCCGCGAGCTGGCCAGGCGGCCGGTGTGGCTCTTCAGCAGCGGTCCCCTCGACTCCTCGGCGGGGCGGCGGGACATCCCGCCCGTGCCCGGGGTGAGGCGGGTCGCGGCCCGGCTGGACGCCGTCGAGCACGTCACCTTCGGCGGCTGCCTCCAGGAGGGCGCCCGGGGGCGGATGGCGCGGATGATCCTCGAGGACGGCAGGGGCGGTGACTTCCGCGACTTCGAGGCCATCGCGGGCTGGGCCGCGGGGATCGCCGACCGGCTCGTGGCGGCCCGGCGCGGCTGA